DNA sequence from the Malus sylvestris chromosome 10, drMalSylv7.2, whole genome shotgun sequence genome:
CAATGTTCTCGACCTGTGCACCTAAACATTAAATTCATCTATCCGTAATTTGGTTGTTTAATTTAATAGGGCGATACTCAAAACTACTCTAATGTACAGAGGGAGGTTTGGACTTGTGTGCAAGAGACTTACATTGTCTTGaccgaatgaggatcctctctggactctctttgtgaggatctcgggATCTTCCAAttacatccgttcatcgtatatcatacgatcagaaatcattgtaaatctttttatttaaaatgaaatataaacagtacctgacaaaaactagctgcacaatatacgatgaacggatgtgattgaaGGATTACCAAAATCCTTACAAGGACGATCctgagaggatcctcattcgtcTTTGACCAatcatcttaaaaaaaaaagaattaaaaaattaaaaaaagggtggAAATTTGTTGCTGCCCAGGATCGAACTGGAGACCTTTAGTGTGTAAGACTAACGTGATAACCACTACACCACAGCAACTTATTAATTGTATATCCGAAGTCTACAACATAACCTATTTTGTTCCTTAGAATTACTCTAGTCCTACCACTGTGTGAAATTTCTTCGATAGTCAGTATTCCCatggaaattttgaaaaaatcagaaaaagatATGGAAAGAGGGGGTTGAAGTCTAAACATCACCCCATATCATAGAAACTCTTTAAGTTTCGGCTAAAATTGACAAATTTTGTCGATTTTTTTTACATATCTGTTAAATATCGACAAACTGCCATATGATATTCtctaaagtttcattttaaattttcacgCTTAAAGAACAAATTTCCAGTATTTATATCAAAGGTAACTGAGATCAATATCAATATATTTATCGATCTTTCCATCAATTTgcatatcaatatttttacCGACACCGACTGATTCCTATCACCTCAGGATAGACATTGTAACGTGCAGCGTAGGATTGGAACAGACCAACATATCAATATCACATGACAAAATCTACACACaaaaaatcataataaaaaGACACATTACTCACTTTCTTAGAAATTTCCTACTCGGCACTTCTCACCAAGTTTCTTCAACATAATTAAAGTTGTACCTCTACCTCTTAATCATTAACATAAATTCGGGAACCAAAAACATCGAACTTAAACGTTGGATGCTCGCAAGTTTTTTTACTTTGAAGCGTTTTTGTTTGTCGGAAAACATTTTCAGAAGCCGAGATTTGATTGGTGGGATTAATCTTGCTTTGTCCAAGTTGAAGAAGCTTTGGTAGTCACTAGCTACTACGATGGCGGCAACAGTTGTAAGAATCTGCCTGCAGTCAGTGCTGAAAGCAGTGAACTCACTTTTGGGAATGGTTGGAATTGCAATGATTTTGTATGGTCTCTGGATGGTTAGGGTTTGGCTGAGGGACATTGACGGTTCACCCTTTGATCATCATAATGTTGTTCTTCCATGGTAAGAACCCTGCCAATTGTTAATATGGTGTCGATATGGGTCGCTTCAGCTACAACCGTGCCAAATCCCCCTTACGAAGGGTTATGCataaatattttcaaaaaagCAAATTTCATCAGTTTTTCACACATTGCTGACATATTTTCGTGTACTATTAATGGTAGTAATCATTTTTGTTGGCGACCATGATATCGACGCATTGTTGATGACAGGTTTACGTGCACTTCTCTTGGCGCTGGATTTACCTTATGCATAGTAACATGCATAGGTCATGTTGCTGCAAAGTATGCACATGGTTGTTGCCTCTCTTTTGTATCCTACTCTCTTTTAGTACAAAGATTGTTGCAAACTTGATTTTATCTTATGTTCGATAGATTCTAACGTGTGACAAGGTGTAAATCGTTCTGTTAGTATTTATGCATCACTTGATACGGGAGATACTAATGGAGCCATGTTTAAACCCGATTGTTCCCAAAAACGCTATTTATGTTGACCTTGAACAAGTTCTAGTACATGTTGATCATCTTTTTGGTGATTCTATTGGAGCTTGCAGTGGCTGCAGATATACTTTTAAATTCAGAATGGGAGAAGGTAAACATCTTGGGAACCACACTTACATTATTCGAGGTGCGTTAAGCTAGTAGGCTAAAGCACTGTAGTCGCCTCTTTACgtcggacaaggattgtctgccctcccactttcgGTACCCTTCCGTACCCTTCTGTTTTGTATGATCACGATTAAgctacgtcaatattttatattgtttttttatagagataataagacaaaaaagaatagtaatataaaatgttaacgtggtttaaccgtaacaggagggcaccgaaaatgggagggcaaacaatccttgtccctttACGTCTAATTTCGGATCCCCTTTATTACATATTATAGCAATTTAGAATATCGTCTTGTTTTTGCCCTAGCTTAATTTGTTCTTCAATTTTCAGGATTTACCATATGACCCAACGGGAAAGTTTAATGATTTCAAAGATTTTGTCGAGTCAAACTTGGACATATTTCAGTGGATAGGTTTGTTCATCGTTTTAGCACAGGTAACTTCCAAGTGTTTTttatgacgaattcgataccaaattaggttgtttATTATATGGCTTAGCCGAATTCTCCCTCtcattaatgtaaaaatatcgatgtattaaaaaaaaacttccaagTGTTTTTCACAAGTGAGCCGTTTAGAACTGTGTTCTATATTCGAAACCGCTTACATCCCATTTCGAAGAGAAACTCTGGACCCAACTGTTATTGCACTGAACGTTATTTCAGTATAGGCAAGAGGTCTTTTCTTACTATAGTTTGATTCTTTGAGTGTTGCTCGCTAACATTATCAGTTGTCGTCGAGACTAAATAGATAATCTGCAGGGGTTGTCAATCGTACTAGCCACAGCTCTAAGGTCTGCAGGGCCAAACCGAAGATCCAGCTACGACGGCGATGAAGAGTGTCCCCCGGAAAGACTCCCGCTCATAAACCCTAATAGTCACCCGCCGGAATTACATTATCACTGCCAAGAACGGTAATTGGAGTGTAAGTATTCACTCCTAAACTTGCATTCTCATTGCTCcggtttcttttattttatgagGCATTTGATGCATCACTTGCTTCTAATCTCTCTCAGTCAAGCAAGTGATGTAGAACAAATGGTTGGGTGGACCAAAGAGGAGATGGACCGACGGAATCTAAAGAATGCAGCGGGAATTTGTATAGTTGGCGTTCGAGCTTCGATTTGGACCAATGATATCTTTACAGAAGGACACTAATGCAACGGTTCAAACTCACAACTTTGTCGTAGCATATGATGGATTTTGGTCTTGCCGTTTAGACTTTTAAAAATGCATTTCAAATTTCTGCAATAAAAACAGACATTTTGTTTGTCGTCCGATTAAATGTTGTTTtgcttttatttaatttcctaAGGCCTTTGTTAACCGGTGTGTTGTAATCAGGTTATTTAAACCATTGGTTGGCTCCTATTGTCAATCATTAATATATCAAACCTTTTGGGACTTCTCTCAAATTTTAGTGGACTCCAGAACTCGCTGTTCAAGGGATTACATTGGTATCTCTTGTTAGTTTCGTCATTGGTTCCACATTATTTTCTTAGAAACATATTTAAAGTAGTAATCGTGTTGTTTTCCTACTTCGGTTTACTTCTTTTGGTTCAATAATATCTAGACTTTTGCTAGCGTAAGTGGCCCACACGAGACTGTAGCATACCTCAAATCTCTTTCCATCTTTTGAATAAATACTAAAGAAAACACTGAACTCAGTTTACGTATATATAACTAGGGTTCATAGCTTAAACAAAATGTCTTTTCCAATTGCtaattaatgaataaataactTCCTTTTCATCAGTCTAATTAATGAACCAGGAAAGGATACAAAAAAATGGAACAAATTGTTGCAGAAGAGAGAACCTATTCAGATTTTGTTGCCTTTCTCTTCATTCGACTGAACGGTCCAACTGTTCGATCCGCTATGTACATGTAGATCACTTGGCTCCAAGATTTATACGACTCCAAACCCTCGTAGTATTCCGGTGCAATGTCCTTCACCTTATGAAGCTTGCTCCCGGGAATTCTGGGGAAATCATGGTGCTCGTTGTGGTAGCCTACGTGCCAAGCTAGGAGATTGAGAGGGCCATAGTAAGAATACGTCTCTTGATCAGGGTTGAAGACATAGTGCTCCGAAATGAAGTGACCCGCCATTGGGTGCATCCCACCGCCGACAAATGTAGAGAGGATCAAGTAAGCAAACGATTTCCAGCCGCAAAAGTAGACCATTGCAGCATCGAGGGCTACCTGAATGAAGAGGTTGAGGAACTCCCAGTAACCAGGGGGTTTCGGTTTGAGAAACACAGGACGAAGGGCATAGAAGAAGAGTTGAAGGAGAACCCAAATGGATTTCGCGACCACATTTGTCACCACATGAGCCTCAACCTTGCTCGGGATGTCCATATCAATGCCGTCTACTCCCTGGAAGCGGTGGTGCTCAAGGTGATATTTTTGAAAGGTGACAGACATGGGAACACCAATCGGGAGGTTAGCAAAAATACCGAGCCAACGGTTGTAGACTGGGGTCGAGAAGGCGAGATTGTGACTGAGCTCATGGATGGCCAAGAAGAGGTTGTGGTTGAGAAACGAGCCAAAAAAGTAGGCTATCGCTAGTATCTTCAGCCAGCCTGCATTGTGGAGGGCTGTAGCAGTCCCAAGCTGAAGTAACACAACCACCGTAATCTGCAGCACCATGATTCAATACACGGTCATCACTCAAAAATATAATACAGCTGATCAAAACATGTAAGTTTCGGTTCGTCTCAAACCAGACAACTAACAATACTCAAGACAAAATCCGCAAATTGACAAGTTGAATTAGGTTCTAGAAACTGAATTTGAAAGACCAAACTAGAACTAGTACATTAGCAATAGCAACACGTTACACGAGTCATCATCACTAATTGCAGAGCTCCACAAACTAATAGGTTAAACTATGTTCTCAAAGATCGAATTGTAATGTCTTTGATTAAGGTTGTTCTTTCATTCTAAGATTCGATTCACACGAAAAAGTATGAATGATATATCAAGTGAGGAAGCACATTCACAACAATATAAATCCCCGATAGCATATGCCCAATTGTTCATAACATCTTAAATTACGATATTTCGCTCCGAAAACTAACATCTGAGAAAGCAGTGCAGTTCTACATACTTGAAATAAACAATAACAGGTGAAAAATGGATCTGGGGACTCAAAAGTCAAAACTCAACTCTCATATAAAGGTTTTGGACAACACAAAGATGCTTCGCATCCAAATTTCGCAACAAAATTCCGAAAAGCGGAAAGCTTTCGATACCCAATTGCAGAAACGAATCAAAATCACATTCAAACCAAGTTCTTGGAATCACCCGCATTGTCACAGATCTAAAAACCAATGAAAAAAACAAGCAGAAACAGGCAAAACACagaaaacccaacaaaaatgGCGGACTGAATTTCTGGAAAGACAAAGTGTGGAGGGATATACCTTGAGGAAAGCCCAGGGGTCGGGACCAAAGAGCTCCTTAATCTGAGGGTACTGAGAGAGGATCTGACGGCGCCTGGAAGCGTGAGGCTCATCCGTGTAGGACCAGAAGAAGTCTGTAGCCATCGCTCCCTCCTCTTCTGCTGCCTCTCTCTCACCCCCTCTTCccatctctctcctcctcctcctctctctctctctctctctctctctgattctCTTTGAATGTGAGctgttttcaatttatttaaaattattagaATTAATTGGGTAAATTGCTGGACTTTGTTCAAATTTGGCAAAGCCGTGAAAGGGGAGTGGCTAAAATTATGGAACCCCAGATATTCTTTGGTATGTGGACTTGTTTGCCAACCGAAAAGTGATTGTGTCCCTCTCACCTTTTGAGGCTTTTAGTTATGTGTTTTTACCTTTGTCTATGACAAGGACACCAAAAGCCACTTATGTTAAtagttggtttggtattgtttttctttgaaaaaaaaaactgattttgcTGTTttaaatttcagtttttttcatCTAAAACCGTAAAAATCAgcttgtttttaagtgtttaccaaacaccttttttagctcagcttttttttttgtacccaatttttataaaagcacttcAGTACCTAACTAGTACTTCTTGTATTGAAGTTGTTGTATAACTAAGAAGTTGATCATGTCGCATGTCTGACTATTTAACGTTGAATTATTGATCGGCATGGCATTATGTTAACAGTTATTAGCTTGTCGTTTGATTTATTACTTCAATTACGCAGCTGTTGATATGCTCGCTAGTGAAAGTCTACGCAGACACCAACTAATGTGATAATTGTATTGGCTGCTTACAGTTTGCAAGGTGGCCTCGTCCAAATTTTTTTGGCGGTATACATTGGATTCGGATTCTCTTTGGATCTTACACTCCTAAGCTCACATTAGATTGTACAATAAAGAGAGTTATGGGTATTGGAGAGAGAGATTATGTGTGAACTGAACCAAGGAGATGAGCTAATGGAAACTGTAAAATTCAAATTGAATAGTCCGGATTACTAGATCCGTGAGATCCAAAGAGGATCTAAATCCATGTCAATGTGCCCTATAAATCCTTCTCCCCTCCCAAATAGCATCATACATGGTCAATCACTCATACTAGCCAAGCTGGCATAAGGGTCCTACACATGCGTCCATTTCAAATGCcgcttaggccatctccaactgaaaaCTGATCAGAGGGTCCGTTTTAGCCCTCTGATccttcaaaaaattaatattttaataaatagtgcaagaccatatttcttaccatctccaaccaatgaCCAAAAGATCATATGACTCATTTtaaccctgtcacaaaaaatcgtctccaatTAAGGACCAAATGGCTATagtatgaaatgtgaagaattgaaataaaataaagtaataTAGTATGAAATaatgaaaaatatgtgagaaataatgtaggaaaaaaattagaaattaaaaaaaaaaaagttcaaaaaacaaaagtggTCTGggtataaaaaacaaaatatgagcTGAGACTAAAAAAAGCCTAAGCCCTAAATCCTAAAGTGGGCTGggcaaatggaaaaaaaaaccaaaaaaattaaaaattaaaaaagaatttggGCTAGCTGGCCGATTGGCCCTTTAGCCCTTTTTTGGTCCATGGTTTTTTTGTCCATGGAACAACCAAAAAACAGAACTTGGAATAACCAGCCGGTTGGCCTTTTAGCCTTTTTTTCGTCCATGGAACTCACAAGCCCTTCACCATGATCCTCAGTTGAAGACGATTTTCGAACTATTTTCAACCTTCTGACCCTCTAAAAccttcgattggagatgacCTCGTATAACCTCACACATGGTCAATCACTCATACTAGCCAGGTTGGCAGAAGGGTCCCACCCATGTGTCCTATAAACCCTTCAATTCATAAACGCTTATCGAAGCACAAGATTCTTATTTGAAATCGAAATGCCCCTTGAAAATAGACGCTTTTCCAAAAGAGCGACAAACACGGCTTAAACTGCATTTAGTTGTTTCAAAGCATGCACTAATGAATATATGCTAACAAACAAAATGATGAGAACAATAGGCCCATGCGCGCCCAGGAAAACAACAGTCTACTTACCAGTTCAGTTGTCCATTATTTCAGGAACAATAAACACAGTTGAAGCCCATCCATCTTCGAAGTGTTGGGTATATCGGTCGCAACTTGGTACGAAGAAACATGAACTCAGTATTCTCATCAACTCGAAATTCTCACCACATTGTGTTCTTCCATCTCTGCCCGCTTCCGAACAGTTCCTCCGTCCATACCACTCAATTCGAAACAAGGAGACGACTTGTATGTAAAAAACTAAGCCAACTTCAAAGCTGTACAAGCATGTACAAATTTACCCCACACAATTTATAAACTCCTCAACTTCACCAGCCAGCCTACAATAACTCAGGCTGGGTCTTCCGAACAGAAGTGGGAAGATCTTACACCCGCCGAATGAATTTTCGGTCCTTATGTaatcaaaagaaaggaaacCAGTCCATTAAATTGCCACGGGGGACTGGTTTTGGACCGCATTGATCACCTTAGGTGGGAATCATACGAGTCAAAAGGGTTATCCGGTGTAATAAGAGGCAACTTATCTATATACGTGAAAAGCCTCCTGAGATTCTCCGTCATCACTGTTTCCATGTCAATTATGTCCCTGCTGTCGGTGTAGACCCAGAGATCGCCTGAGTTCACTCTTTTAAGATTGTCACGACAGAAAGGGCACGACTGAGATCTTGAATGCCTGCAAATATGTCAACTGAGCGTTAGTCTCATTCATATTCATGTATACAGAGAAATGaaccagaaaaaagaaaaacttatcTGGTCAGCGAACAAATCAAATTAAGAGCACAAGCTAGAACCATAGAAAATACACCATATAGAGTTTAGGATTTAGGCGACGACAACCGGCTCAACTTTTAATGGCAAACCCGTGGTACAAGGTTTCTCATTCTTTCCTCGATTCAATTGCCAACAAAACAACCATGTTGGGTGTAAGTGAGTCTTAACAAACAACGAAGTATGGAGCAACAGTGAGAGGTCTAGAAAAGTTCTTATCCCACACCCACAGGACAATAGTTGGGGAGATGCTTCTGCAACCTATGTACTGAACCAAGAAGCCGCAAGTCGACATTACAATCATTCCTACGTTAAATTTCCAATTACCATAACTTAATACCACTATGCTCATGATGCCGTAGCTCAAAGTGCATTTCAAATTTGGGCAAAGTTACCCATGTATTGCATCACATACATTTTAAGATTGGGAACACTTAGTTTCATTAGTCTTAGAACATTCACACCCCTTTTTAATCTAAATGTAGGGCTCAGAGTCTTATCAACTTTTGATACTCAAAGcaacataatttattgaaaacatTCCCAAAAAAATTACCAGAAATATAGAGGAGCAGGAGAACTTTAATGTTTAAATAAggtcacagagagagagagtaccaatCACGGTAACATTTCAGGCACAAAACATGGTTGCAGTTGGGCAATACAATTTTACTATTTGTCTCCATGCATATACCGCATTCCTCTTCTCTTTCAATGTCGATATCTGAACACTGTCGACTTTCCTCATCATCTCTTTTGCGATACCTTTCCAGGCACACTGCCTTCTGCCTTTTATCTTCACTATCGGTGACACCTCCTTGAAGTTGCAATAAAGAGGGATAAATAACAGCTGCCCACATAATGAGGTATCAGTAGGAATATAAACCCTTTACTGGCTCAAAAAGAACCATCAAGTAAAAGTTGTGAAATCAAAAGTTTACCATAGAACTCTCTGATGCTTGCTTTCCTTTCCTTGGTAGACATGGTGGTCGAGCCATCCACATAAACCTGTAGCATAAGCAAAAATGAGACGGTTGCCCACATCCATGATTGGAATCCAACTCAAAGAAACAGAAGCTAATCATAAGCTACAAGCTTTAACCTTGTAAATTAGAATTCTTAACAGCCCAAGGGCTCCTGCGAGGTTGCAGTCAGTCCATTGCACCAGAAAAAGGAAGAGATGAGCGGCTGGACTGTATGACATTCTCATCTGAACACAAGCACCATCATACTCCCTCGGAAAATCTGAGGCCCTGCACCTCACATTTCCACATAAGGAATTCAAATAGAAACAGAAAACTAATTATCAGAATAAACTACCAAGATCACAGAATTTATCAAGTCATAAAAGATAGgcttaattggattaatagtcTCCGTGGTGATAGGCTAGTTGGAAAATAACTCACGTGCTAATCATTAACCAAAATTTGACGGAATTTTCAGTTTTggacataaatcctaacagacttcacCACTAGGACTTAAATCCTAGTTTTTTTAGCACAAGAGCTATCTTCCAACTATCCTATCACCATGGGACTAATAATCCAATTAGGCCTAAATTATACCAATCCAACTAGTCTCTATCGATAAAACCATCTTTTGAATCAAGCTTATCATTGCAGCATTCTATTAAGAATGATGATTAAGCACGTTTTTCACAAATCATCTATTTGCCAGTGTAACCATCCAAGTTCTCAAAACAACGTAAAACACGAAAAACTGCACATATTAAAACGATCGTACAGTAacaaccatatatatatagcattCAAAACAATGACACTAAACATTACATTCCAATAATAATGcacaaataattaaaagcaGCAGCAGTAGCAACCAGCAACCAGGTGGAACCCATTGGCCACGTGAACTTATTCAATCGCTGACAATTTTGGTTCGGCTGCTAATGCTCACTCACAATTCATCAAGATAAGGATAATGCACAAATAAATATCTACTTAAACAATTGCTTTCCCAGAATCATGTTGTCAGTGCAAACTAATTGTcaactatttatttatttttatgaaagagACCCAGAAATTACAAATGAAAGAGAAgaaactgaatttttttttaaaacagaaAAAATTAAAGCTTTGTGATTCTGCCATTgtttccagaaaaaaaaattaactaaacagagcaaaaatttgatctttaagcAGTTTAGTAactaaaacataaataaattgacgaccaaaaagtaaataaatcaaaataaacaaactgaAAGGTTCAAAATCTTACATTTCCAACATGAAATACGAATAAAAACGGAGTTAAAGTTTAAACCTTTAACATTCGAATTCAAGAACAATATTacccaaaataataataataataataataattaaataaaagcaGTTTTTCAGAAGAAAACATCAAAACTAGAAAaacccattaaaaaaaaacagagagacGATTACTTACAGAGTATTTGCATGCTGAATATCAGCTTCAAGAACTTTCAGAGAGTCCTTGAACGACTTTCGCATAGAAGCTATGTACATCTCCAAATTTTTtcgaattctttttttttaaattgaaataatTACAAACCCAAAGAGATAGAGAAATGCTCAATCAGCCCCTCCAAgaagaaccctaatttttttcccaaaaacCCTCGCTTTCTCTctccactctctctccctctctccccctCCCTCTCTCACCCTTTTCTTTTGCAGTCGCCTCAGCCTTCGTGTTGCTTCTTTGGTGTTCTTGAAAACGAAGACGAGACCGCGCCTCGACACGTGTCCGCCCAACTcaaaatatttatttgaaaGTAATCGTAATAAAAGAAGATGATTGTTATTAGAACTCTAAACATCTCATTTTACGTTCTAAAcattttatagaattttttatatttgaaaaaatatatatacttataAGAAATGTAGAATAAAATTTTTTGAGTGGCAATAACATTTATCTACAAgaattatataatttatttttatgaaaaaaataataataataaaaaatagagggaaTAGCGTCGAAATTTTCACGGGTGTTATGTCCACTCCCTTTGGGTCTGCCACTTTTCCCCTTCCCTTTCTACTCCTCAGCTTTCCCTCCACGCACCGATGCGATGATCGTTACACCCGCCATCTCCTCTACAGTTGCCCCTCCCACTTCCATCTATTTTCAAAATTACACTTTCTTATATTTatccttttcctttctttttctttttaatttcttgGGGTTGGTAAAATTAGATGAAATTTTCAATATAATCGTAACACTATCATGTGTTGTTACTATGTGATTCGAGAGATATTGTTTAGATAAACAAAATCGAAACACATGCTAACAATTTGTAATACAAGGTCTCACatacgagaaatttttcaatatgttgAAAACACGGTCTAGTATAGCAAATGTTATACTAcaagttgaaatttttttcaagTACGTC
Encoded proteins:
- the LOC126587218 gene encoding sphingolipid delta(4)-desaturase DES1-like; protein product: MGRGGEREAAEEEGAMATDFFWSYTDEPHASRRRQILSQYPQIKELFGPDPWAFLKITVVVLLQLGTATALHNAGWLKILAIAYFFGSFLNHNLFLAIHELSHNLAFSTPVYNRWLGIFANLPIGVPMSVTFQKYHLEHHRFQGVDGIDMDIPSKVEAHVVTNVVAKSIWVLLQLFFYALRPVFLKPKPPGYWEFLNLFIQVALDAAMVYFCGWKSFAYLILSTFVGGGMHPMAGHFISEHYVFNPDQETYSYYGPLNLLAWHVGYHNEHHDFPRIPGSKLHKVKDIAPEYYEGLESYKSWSQVIYMYIADRTVGPFSRMKRKATKSE
- the LOC126587225 gene encoding tetraspanin-19-like isoform X2, translated to MAATVVRICLQSVLKAVNSLLGMVGIAMILYGLWMVRVWLRDIDGSPFDHHNVVLPWFTCTSLGAGFTLCIVTCIGHVAAKYAHGCCLSFYMLIIFLVILLELAVAADILLNSEWEKDLPYDPTGKFNDFKDFVESNLDIFQWIGLFIVLAQGLSIVLATALRSAGPNRRSSYDGDEECPPERLPLINPNSHPPELHYHCQER
- the LOC126587225 gene encoding tetraspanin-19-like isoform X1; amino-acid sequence: MAATVVRICLQSVLKAVNSLLGMVGIAMILYGLWMVRVWLRDIDGSPFDHHNVVLPWFTCTSLGAGFTLCIVTCIGHVAAKYAHGCCLSFYMLIIFLVILLELAVAADILLNSEWEKVNILGTTLTLFEDLPYDPTGKFNDFKDFVESNLDIFQWIGLFIVLAQGLSIVLATALRSAGPNRRSSYDGDEECPPERLPLINPNSHPPELHYHCQER
- the LOC126587222 gene encoding E3 ubiquitin-protein ligase AIRP2-like — translated: MYIASMRKSFKDSLKVLEADIQHANTLASDFPREYDGACVQMRMSYSPAAHLFLFLVQWTDCNLAGALGLLRILIYKVYVDGSTTMSTKERKASIREFYAVIYPSLLQLQGGVTDSEDKRQKAVCLERYRKRDDEESRQCSDIDIEREEECGICMETNSKIVLPNCNHVLCLKCYRDWHSRSQSCPFCRDNLKRVNSGDLWVYTDSRDIIDMETVMTENLRRLFTYIDKLPLITPDNPFDSYDSHLR